In Micromonospora sp. WMMD980, the following are encoded in one genomic region:
- a CDS encoding 50S ribosomal protein L25/general stress protein Ctc — protein MSEVKISAEPRTEFGKGGARRTRRAGKVPAVLYGHGEKPKHIALPAREFAAAIRKGGANQLFAIEVSDGTQVLALPKAIQRDPIKDSFEHVDLLLVRRGEKVTVEVPVQLTGEAAKDTLIVHDHDTLSVTADATKVPDHLEASIEGAEPGTTITAGDVELPSGVELAADAELPVASVTAAPTAEQLEATLPEVEEATEEAEAEAGEETAEAPEGAPAAEGEAPAEEKTEA, from the coding sequence GTGTCCGAGGTAAAGATCAGCGCCGAGCCCCGTACCGAGTTCGGCAAGGGTGGTGCCCGTCGTACCCGCCGGGCCGGCAAGGTGCCCGCCGTGCTGTACGGCCACGGCGAGAAGCCCAAGCACATCGCGCTGCCGGCGCGGGAGTTCGCCGCCGCGATCCGCAAGGGTGGCGCGAACCAGCTCTTCGCGATCGAGGTCAGCGACGGCACCCAGGTGCTGGCGCTGCCGAAGGCGATCCAGCGTGACCCGATCAAGGACAGCTTCGAGCACGTCGACCTGCTGCTGGTCCGCCGCGGCGAGAAGGTCACCGTCGAGGTCCCGGTGCAGCTGACCGGTGAGGCCGCGAAGGACACCCTGATCGTGCACGACCACGACACGCTGTCGGTGACCGCGGACGCGACCAAGGTGCCGGACCACCTGGAGGCGTCGATCGAGGGGGCCGAGCCGGGCACCACGATCACCGCCGGCGACGTCGAGCTGCCGTCCGGCGTCGAGCTGGCCGCGGACGCGGAGCTGCCGGTCGCCTCGGTGACCGCCGCCCCGACCGCCGAGCAGCTCGAGGCCACCCTCCCCGAGGTCGAGGAGGCCACCGAGGAGGCCGAGGCCGAGGCCGGCGAGGAGACCGCCGAGGCTCCGGAGGGCGCCC